CCCTCTGGCCCAACAATTTGCCGGTGCAGCTTAGGCACAAACGCGTTGATTCTTCGTAACGTTTTTCACGTTGGGGCCGCGATTTCCCCCGCGAACTCATGCAGCCCCGCTTACAAGAAGAAAGCCGGCAAAGCCGGCCTCCTTGCGCTTCCTGATTGTGGAGCCCTTTCAGCGGGCGCCATAGGCCTGATCGAGCAGCCCGCCTGCGGCAAAATGCTCTTTCTGAACCTTGTCCCAACCACCGAATACCTCATCCACCGTCAGCAGGCGGACGTCCGGGAAGTCGGCCTTGTGCTTGGCGGCGACCGTCGCATCGCGAGCCCGCAAGCCGTTCTCGGCGGCAATCTCCTGGCCATCCGGCGTGTAGAGGAAGTCGAGATAGGACTTGGCGAGATCGCGGCTGCCATGATCGTCGGCGACCTTGTCGACGATCGCCACCGGGAACTCGGCCAGCAGGCTGACCGAAGGGGTGACCTGTTCGAACTTGTCGTCGCCATATTCCTTGCGGATGCCGCGCGTCTCGGACTCGAAGGTGATCAGCACGTCGCCGATCTCACGCTGGACGAAGGTGGTGGTGGCGGCGCGGCCGCCGGTGTCGAAGATCGGAACGTTGTTGAAGAGCTTGGTGATGAACTCCTTCACCTTGGCATCGTCACCCTTGAAGGCCTCCTTGGCGTAAGCGGTGGCGGCGAGATAGGTGTAGCGTGCATTGCCCGATGTCTTCGGGTTTGGGAAGATCACCTGCACGTCGTCACGCACCAGATCGTTCCAGTCCTTGATGTGTTTCGGGTTGCCGGCGCGCACCAGGAAGGAGGGCAGGGAAAAGAAGGGCGACGCGTTGTCCGGAAAATCCTTCTGCCAATCGGCCGAGACGAGGCCCTTCTTGACCAGGAAGTCGACGTCGGTGACCTGGTTGAAGGTGACGACATCGGCGGCAAGACCTTCGGCGATGGCGCGCGCCTGCGCCGAGGTGCCGGCATGCGACTGATCGATGGTGACGCCGGGATGCTTGGCGATGAAGGCCTTGTTGATGTCGACGAACAACTCGCGGCCGACATCATAGGATGCATTCAAAAGTTTGTCGGCCGACCAGGCTTGGGAGGACGCGAGGACGAGACCGGCAACAGCTGCGATGCCGAGCAATAGACGCTTCATGAAAACAGGCTCCTTGGAAATGAATGAAGCTATAGCGAGACCATAGTCGGGAATGCCTGAAGCGACGAGGCACGCGCTCCGACAGGCGGGGGAGGGTCTAGAAAATATCTCGCCGAAACAGCTCTTTGCTAGGATTTTCTTCCAAGCTGACTCTTGAACAGCGCCAGACTGGGGCGCTGGAGCAGGAGTCAGGGCCAAAGGTAGCTCAGGCGGTGGGGAAAAGCTTCCAGCGCCGCGGCCTGAAGGCGACGCGGCTCTTCTGCGCGGCGGGATGGTCGACCGGAAGCTCGATCTCGACGCGCTGGCGCTCGCCGCCGATCTCCAGCTCGACGCGCCTTGTGCCTGCGACGCGGCGGCTGGCGGCGACCGTGCCGGCTATGCAGCCGCTGCAGCCGTCGAGCAGATCGACATCATGTGGGCGGAAGTAGAGGATTGCATCGCCGGAGGGCGCATGCGGCGCCTCAAGGCCGATCGGCCGGTCGGCGATCCAGACCTCGCCGTTCTCGACCTTGACCGGCAGCGAGCTGGATTCGCCGATGAAGGAGTAGACGAAGGGCGAGTTCGGCGTGTCATAGATGTCGTCGGCGGTGCCGACCTGCTCGATGCGTCCCTGGCTCATGACGACAACGCGGTCGGCGAGTTCCAGCGCCTCTTCCTGGTCGTGCGTGACGAAGACGGTGGTGTGACCGGTGCGGTCGTGGATCTCGCGCAGCCAGCGCCGCAGCTCGCGGCGAACCTGCGCGTCGAGCGCGCCGAAGGGTTCGTCGAGCAGAAGCACCTTGGGCTCGATCGCCATGGCGCGGGCCAAAGCCACGCGCTGGCGCTGGCCGCCGGAAAGCTGCGCCGGATAGCGCTTTTCCAGGCCTGACAGCTGGACGAGGTCGAGCAGTTCCAGCGCCCGGCGGCGGATTTCCTGCGCCCGCGGCCTGGCGGCGCCGTGCCGGACCTTCAGGCCGAAGCCGATATTGTCGGCAACCGTCATGTGACGGAACAGCGCGTAATGCTGGAAGACGAAGCCGACGTTGCGTTCCTGGATCGACTTCTGCGAAGCGTCTTCCTCGCCGAAGAAGATCGCCCCCTTGGTCGGCCGCTCCAGCCCGGCGATCAGGCGCAGCAGCGTCGTCTTGCCGGAGCCCGATGGGCCCAGCAGCGCGATGAGCTCGCCGGACTTGATGTCGAGCGACACGTCGTGGAGCGCCGGAAACCGCTCAAACTCCTTGCGCACGTTGACGACGCGAACTTCCATAGAATGACCTCTGTTAGTTGATGCATGTCATTATCCCAAAACCGCTACACACTTCTGGGTGACATGCATCTAGTGTCCGCGTGTCGCGGCGATCTCGGCGCCGTAGCGCATCTCGAGAAGTGTTTTCAAGACCAGCGTCACCAGAGCGAGGCCGGCGAGCAGCGAAGCGACCGCAAAGGCGCCGACGGCATTGTACTCGTTGTAGAGGATCTCGACATGCAGCGGCATGGTGTTGGTTAGGCCGCGTATGTGGCCCGACACCACCGAGACCGCGCCGAACTCGCCCATGGCGCGCGCATTGCAGAGCAGAACGCCATAGAGCAGCCCCCATTTGACGTTGGGCAGCGTCACATACCAGAAGGCCTGCCAGCCGCTGGCGCCGAGCGAGAGCGCCGCCTCCTCGTCGCCATTGCCTTGTTCCTGCATCAGCGGGATCAACTCGCGCGCGACGAAGGGGAAGGTGACGAAGACGGTTGCCAGAACGATGCCTGGCACGGCGAACAGGATCTGGATGCCATGCGCCTTCAGCCATTCGCCGAGCAGTCCTTGAGCGCCGAACAGAAGCACATAGACCAGGCCGGAAATGACCGGCGAGACCGAGAAGGGCAGGTCGATGAGCGTAGTCAGGAACGCTTTCCCCTTGAACTCGAACTTGGCGATGGCCCAGGCAGCCGAAAGGCCGAAGACGAGATTGAGCGGCACCGAGATCGCCGCCACCAGCAATGTCAGGCGGATGGCGGAACGCGTGTCGGCATCGCTGAGCGATTGGAAATAGGCGCCGACGCCCTTGGCGAAAGCCTCCTTGAACACGATGATCAGCGGCAACAGCAGGAAGATGCCGAGAAAGACCAGCGTGACGGTCGTCAGCGTGATGCGGACGGGACGGCTTTCCGTGACCGCGGCCGACTGGCTCTCGTGGTGCGGTTCATAGGACTTGATCTCGGGATCAGCCATAGCGCTTGCGGCTCCATGTCTGCACGAGGTTGATGAGGAGCAGCATGGCGAAGGACAGCGCCAGCATGATCGCGGCGATCGCGGTCGCGGCCGGATAGTTGTACTCCTCCAACCGGATGACGATCAGAAGCGGCGCGATCTCGGATTTGTAGGGCAGGTTGCCGGCGATGAAGATGACCGAGCCGTATTCACCGACGCCACGCGCGAAGGCGAGCGAGAAGCCGGTGATGATGGCCGGCGCCAAGCTGGGCAGCAGCACACGGGTGATGATCTGGAAGCGGCTGGCGCCGAGCGTGGCGGCGGCCTCCTCGACCTCCTTGTCGAGCTCTTCCATGATCGGCTGTACAGTGCGCACGACGAAGGGCAGGCCGATGAACACCAGCGCCACGATGATGCCGAGCGGCGTGTAGGCGACCTTGAGGCCGAGCGGCATCAGCAATTTGCCGAGCCAGCCGGTCGGTGCATAGAGCGTGGTCAGCGCGATGCCGGCGACCGCGGTGGGCAGCGCGAAGGGCAGGTCGACCATGGCGTCGACGACGCGGCGGCCGGGGAAACGGTAGCGGACCAGCACCCAGGCCACGAGCGTGCCGAACACGACATTGACGGCGGCCGCGATGAAGGCCGTGCCGAAGCTGATTTCGAGCGCCTTGAGGGTGCGCCGGTCGGTGGCCAAGGCCCAGAAATCGGTCCAGCCGAGCGCGGCCGAACGCCAGATCAGCCCCGAGAGCGGGATAAGGATGATGAGCGTGAGGTAGGCAAGCGAGAAGCCGAGCGTCAGTCCGAAACCCGGAATGACACTCGGCTGTCTGAATCGCCACCCCGCGTGAGCGGGTGCTGTGGTCATGCTGTTCTGGATCGTCCCTTCTTACTCAACCAGATTGCAGTCGCCAGTTTTCGAGGCCCGGCCTCTCACTGCGCCGGCTTGTAGATCTGGTCGAATATACCACCGTCGCCGAAATGGTAAGGCTGCGCCTTCTTCCAGCCGCCGAATTGCGGGTCGTCGATGGTGACGAGCTTGATAGCAGGCAGTTTGGCGAGGTCCTCGGCCGGAACCAGTTCGGGCTTGGACGGACGATAGTGGTTCTTGGCGATGATGGTCTGGCCTTCCTTCGAATAGAGCCAGGAAAGATAGGCCTCGGCCACCTTGCGCGTGCCTTTGGCGTCGACATTGGCGTCGACCACAGCGACGGGCGGCTCGGCCAGGATCGAGGTCGGCGGGTAGACGATGTCGAAATTGTCGGCGCCGAATTCGTCGAGCGCCAGATAGGCGTCGTTCTCCCAGCCGATCAGGACGTCGCCCAGGCCCTTCTGAGCAAAGGTGACTGTCGAACCGCGCGCGCCGCTGTCGAGCACCGGGGCGTTGGCATAGAGCTTGGCGACGAATTCCTTGGTCTTGGCCTCGTCGTTGCCGTCATGCGCGTTGGCGTAGGCCCAGGCCGCCAGGTAGTTCCAGCGCGCACCGCCGGAGGTCTTCGGGTTCGGCGTGATCACCTGGACGCCGTCCTTGACCAGATCGCTCCAGTCGTGGATGCCCTTGGGGTTGCCCTTGCGCACCAGGAAGATGATGGTCGAAGTGTAAGGTGCTGAATTGTTTTCGAATTTCTTGCGCCAGTCGGGATTGATCTTCTTCGACTTCGAGACGATGGCGTTGATGTCGCCTTCGAGCGCCAGCGTCACCACATCGGCGTTGAGGCCGTCGATCACCGCGCGGGCCTGGGCGCCCGACCCGCCATGCGACTGCTGGATGGTGACCGTCTCGCCGGTCTCGGCTTTCCAGTGCGCGGCGAAGGCCTCGTCATAGGCCTTGTAAAGCTCACGTGTCGGATCGTAGGACACGTTCAAAATGGTCGTATCGGCAAACGCGAAACCGAGCGTGCCGAACTGGACAGATGTGGCGACCAGCGCGCCGAGCAGTTTCCTGAAATGAGGTTTGGTCATTCCCGCCTCCGTTGAACTGCTGCGAACCCTAGCGAGTTTATAGAATTTAGATGCATTGAATGTTGCCTTTTTCGCCTCCTAGAAGCAATTTTTCGCCGTATGTCCGTCGATCGAAGAAATATCTTCCTCAAGCCGGCGACACCATGAATCCTTGCCAGCCCGCCTAATTAGAACCGGCGACGGTTTGGGCAAGGCTGGATGGTTCCCGGTTAAGGCGCTGTGACCGGAAAATCGAAGCGCTGTTTTGGAAAAGGCTCTTTGGCGAGGGTGAAGTGCCACCATTCGCGCGCGTAGTTGCGGAAGCCAGCGGCGTGCATGGCGGCAAGCAGCATCTTGCGGTTCGCCGCCGCCTTGGCGGGGAGCGGGCGGTGCGCCGTCTCGCTCATCGGATCGAAGCAGTCGAAACCGGTGCCGAAGTCGAGCGTGGTGCCGTCAGGCGCGCCGCAGGCCGGGTGAACCGCGCTGGTGGCGTCGGCGATAGCGAGGTCGACGGTCGAGCCGCGCGAATGGCTGGACAGCTCGCCGATATAGCCCTTGGCGATAAGATCGCCACGCCGGACGGTCGGATACCACTGCGGATCCGGCGGGCCGGCTTCTCTTGTCCATCTGACCATGTCGGCAACGGCGCGGGCGGGCCGGTAGCAGTCGAAGACGATCAGCGTCAGGCCTTTGGCGGTCATGGTTTTCTGGACGCTGGACAGCGCCTTCGCCGCTTGCGTGGTCAGTACGCAGACGGGCGCGTTATAGCCGTCGACCTTGCGGCGCAGGAAGTTTTCGCGGCCGGCGTAGCGGATGTCCTGGCGGATGGTCGAGTCGACATCGGCGAGCCTGACGAAGCCGACGGGGAGGGAGGCGGCGCGGGCCGGGGTGGGGGTTGCGGATAGGAGAGGCAGCGTTGCGGTTAGAGCAGCTCCTAATGCAAAGGTATGGCGCGAGGCCCCCCTCTCTGCCCTGCCGCGCATCTCCCCCTCAAGGGGGGAGATTGGCGGTGTCGGCGCTGCGCCCATCTTTCCTGTGTTGAAGATTAGCGAAAGCCGCCGAGCGAATAATCTCCCCCCTCGAGGGGGAGATAGCCGGCAGGGCAGAGAGGGGGGCCTCGCGCCAAACATCAAGGGAGAAACTCCCCGCGCCGAAGGCTTAAGAAGCGCACCCCGCAGAATCGCTTGCCGCATCCTATTCAACGAAAACCTTCACGCTCGCCGCCCGGCCGGCGGCGTCGATTACCGTCAGCGTCGAATAGCCGGTGCCGTCGGGCTGCCAGGTCGCGGTGCGGCGGCGGTCGATGCCGGCGAGCGGCCTGCCGTTGGCGAGCCAACGGAACGGCGCGCGGCCGCCCTGCAGCTTCAGCACCAGCGGCGTTGCGTCGGCTGAGTTGGTGCCGAGGTCTACGCGGGCGCCATTGGGCGGGAAGATGATGGTCGGCGCCGGCTCGGTGGCGGTGGCCTGCACCAGGCCGTCGGCGCCGGCGCCGAAGCGGGCGAGCGTCACCGGCAATTCCTCGCGCTTGGGATTGAAGACACCCGGCGGCCGGCCGGGCAGCGGCACGCTGGCGAGGCCGGAACGGACGAAGCCTTCGAATAGGATGGGTGCGGCGGAGACATAGCCCGACAGGCCGGGGACGGGGCTGGCATCGGCGCGGCCGACCCAGACGCCCAGCACGTAGCGGCCGTCGAAGCCGACGGACCAGGCATCGCGATAGCCATAGGAGGTGCCGGTCTTGTAGGCGATGCCGTGCTGCATGGCGCCTTCTGGCGGCTTCACGCCGGACAGGATGTCGTTGATCTGCCAGGCCGCCTGGTCGTCGAGGATGGTGGCTGTGGTGCGCTCGGTATTGGCCGGCTCGGTGCCGTCATGCAGCGTGTGCATCTTCCCGCCATTGGCGAGCCCGGTATAGAGCTGCACCAGGTCGCGCAAGGTCACGCCGACGCCGCCAAGGCCGATCGCCAGGCCCGGCGCTTCGTTGGGCGGCAGGATCGGGTTGACGCCGGCCTGGCGGAAGCGTGCCGTCAGCCGCGCCGGGCCGACGGCGTCGAGCACCCGGATCGCCGGCACGTTGAGCGACAATTGCAGCGCCTGGCGGATAGAGACGTCGCCCTGGTAGCCCATGTCGAAATTCTTCGGCCGGTAGCCTCCGAAATCGGCCGGGCTGTCCTCGATGATCGTCTCCTGCGCCACCAGCCCCTGCTCGAAGGCCAAGCCGTAGATGAAAGGCTTCAGCGTCGAGCCGGGTGAGCGCACCACCCTGGTCATGTCGATCCAGCCGGAGCGGCTGGCGTCGAAGAAATCGGCCGAACCGACCTCGCCGAGGATGTCGCCGGTGCGCGCATCGGCCATCACCATGGCGATGGAAAGTTTCGGGCCAAGCTTCCTGGCGGCATCCCTTGCGACCTGCTCCAGCCCTTGCTGCACACTCCGGCGGATGGTGAGTTGCAGCGGCCTGCCGGGCACGGCCTTGGGCAGCATGGCGTAGGAGGCGTGCGCGGCCAGCGCCGGCAGTTTTCTGCGCAGGCCGGAGACGTCGTCTAGCGCCGCGCGCTGCGCTTCGCGTTCGCCGAGCAGGCCGGCCGAGACCATGCGGGTCAGCACGCGGTCGCGCGCGGCGTGCGCGATGCCGAGATTGCGGTCGGGCCGGCGCTTTTCCGGCAATTGCGGCAGCGCGACGAGGAGGGCGGCTTCCGAGACTGTGAGGCGCTTCGGCTCCTTGCCGAAATAGGCGAGCGAGGCGGCGCGCACGCCCTCGAGATTGCCGCCATAGGGCGCCAGCGTCAGATAGCGTTCGAGGATTTCCTGCTTGGAAAGCCGCCGCTCGATCTGGATGGCGCGCAGCATCTGCTTGAGCTTGGAGCCGAGGCTGCGGCTGTCGCGCGGCTCGATCAGCCGGGCGAGCTGCATCGACAAGGTCGAGCCGCCGGAGACGATATGGCCGCTGGTGACGAGCTGGCCGGCGGCGCGGCACAGCGCCAGAAGGTCGACGCCGCGGTGGTCCCAGAAACGTTTGTCTTCATAGGTGACCAGCATGTCGACGAATTGCTTGTCGACCTGGTCGAGCCGGGTCTCGAGCCGCCAGTAGCCGTCGGGCGTGGCGAAGGCGCGCAGCAGTTGGCCGTCGCGGTCCTGGACTTCGGTGGAGACCGTCAGCTTTGCCGGCAGCGGCGGCGGGAAGGCGCGGTCGAGTTCCCAGAGCGCGGCGAGGGAAAGTGCCGCGAGGCCGGCAAGCGAGATGCCTGCGATCGCGGTGCGTCTGAGAAATTTCCTGGAGAGCATGGCGCTGCCCCTCATCCGCCTGCCGGCACCTTCTCCCCGTATAGGGACGGGGAGAAGGATAGACCGGCGACCTCGCTATTCCGCCTTCACCTCCATCACGCCGGTGGCGGTGCGGGCCGAATATTGCGGCCGGTACATGTCCTCCACCGTCGCCGCCGGATGGGCGTAGGTGCCGGGTGTCACGGCGCGCACGACATAGGCCAGCGTGATGTTGCGGTCGCCGTCGCCTTCATTGGGATTGAAGGCGGCGACGAAGCGGTCGTCGCGGAACTCCAGATGCGCGGCGTCGGTCTGCGCCAGCCAGGAGAAGTTGGACAATTGCGCGCTGGAAACCAGGCTCGGATTGTCGATCTCGAAGCCGGCCGGCAACAGATCGGTGATCAGCAGCCGCGACGGCCACTTGTTCTGCTCGTAGATCTTGAGCACGACCACATAGCGCTCATTCTGCCTGGCTTCGGTGACGTTGGCCTCGGTGCCGTCGAGCTTGTAGTAGGTGCGATCAATGGTGAAGCCGTCGCCGCCGGCGGGCAGTGGATCGACCGGCGCGGCGACCGCGGTCACCACCGCCTGCAGCGACGTCGCGCCGGTGTTGGCGATGGTAAGCGGGCTGTCGACCAGGTCACCGCCGGCGACCTGGTCGGAATAGCCGCCCGAATGCGGCGCGCCATTGACGGAAAGCGTGATGGAATCATTGCCTTCCTTCAGCGCCCGCGCGGCAAGCAGCATCCAGGATTCGTCCTGCGTGCTCGTCCAGCGGGCATCGGCGCGCGCCACGCCGACCAGCTTGATCAGTTGCGGCATGATGCTGGGCACCGGCTTCGATTCCGCCGCCAGCGCCAGTATCGCCGCGCCGTCACGCAGCCGCGAGCCATAGTCGGAGCGGTACCAGTCGTAGTCGGTTTCAGACTGCGCCAGCCGGAGCGCCGTCTGGAAGGTCGATTCCGAACGCTGCGTGTCGCCGTAGAGCGCCAGGCTCGCCGCAAGTTGCGCGACCGCCATCGGGCTGGAGAAAGCTTCGAGCTGCGTGTCGGCGTAGTAGCGCAGGTCGCCTATCGAGGCCTCCTTGTTGCGGGCGAGCACATAGAGCGCGTAAGCGATATCGCTGCCCTTGTCCTGGACGTCCTGGTCGTAGCCTAGCGAGTTCTGCAGATTGTTCAGCGCCTGGTTCATCGCCAGCGCCGGCACATCGTACTTTTCCTCGCGCGCGCGGGTCAGGAACTCGCTGACATAGGCATCGAGCCACAGATCGCCGGAGCCCGGCCCCCAGAGGCCGAAGCTGCCGCTCGACGACTGATAGGAGAGCACCTTGTAGATGGCGTCCTGGATGCGTTGATGCAGGTCAGGGTCGCTCTCCATGCCGATGCTCTTGGCCATGTCGTTGACATAGAGCAGCGGCATGGCGCGGCTGGTGGTCTGCTCGGCGCAGCCATAAGGGTAGCGATCAAGGCTCATCAGCAGCGACGGCACGTCGAGCGCGGACGACTGCGAGACGCCGACGCTGACCGAAGCGCCGTCGAGCACGCTGGCGGCAAGCAGCTCCTTGTCGACCCGCAGCGAGCCGCCATGCGGCTTCAGGTCGACAACCATGCGGTTAGTGACCGGAAGCTGCGCCGGCCGCACCGGCAGATAGAGCGTCTGCTCGACCTGCGTGCCGTCGGCATGGGCGAGCTTGATGGTGATGGAGGCGTCGCCCGCGGTCTTCGCGACCAGCGGGAAGGTGAGCGACTGGCGCTTGCCCTGGGCGAGCGTCAGTTTTTCCGGCAACGGCTTGTCGCCGGTCGAAAGGTCGCCGGTGGTGGTGACGGACAGCGCGTAGTCGCCGGCCGGGCCATCGGTGTCGGCTATGTCGAGGCGCATGGTCGCCACATCGCCCGGCGCCAGGAAGCGCGGCAGGCCGGCGGTGATCACCACAGGATCGCGCACGATGACGTCGGTCTGGGCATGGCCGACGGCTTCCTTGGTCCAGGCGACCGCCATGACGCGCACGGTGCCGTTGAATTGCGGGATGTCGAAGTCGATCCGCGCCTTGCCGTTGGCGTCGAGCTCGACCGGGCCGGAGAAGAAGGCGACCAGCTTTTCGGTCGGCGGGCTGCCTTGCGCCTGCATGTTGGCGCCGTCGCCACCGGTGCGTATCTTGCCCATCGTGCCGAGCGAGCCGTCGATCAGGCGGCCATAGAGATCGCGGATCTCCAGCCCCAGCATGCGTTGGCCAAAGAACCAGTCCTCCGGATCGGGCGCCTTGTAGTTGGTGAGGTTGAGGATGCCGACGTCGACGGCAGCCACCATCACATAGGCGTTTGTGCCCGGCTGAGCGCCGTTCACCGCGACCGGGATTGACAGCTGCTGGCGCGGCAGGGTCTTTTCCGGCGGCGTCAGCGAAACTGCGAGCTTCTTCGAACCCGGGTCGACCGACAGCCACTGGATGCCGATGGCGCGGGCCGGCATGCGCGATTCCTGCGCGTCGCCGGGCCGGAACAAGGTCGCCGTGACATAGGCACCGGCGCCCCAGTTTTCGCCGACCGGAATGTCGACAGTGCTGCCGCCGGCCGGCACCGAAGCGGTGACGGTCTTCAACAGCTTCTCGGCGCCGATCGTGACCAGAAGTTCGCCGGCAAAATGCGGCGAGATCTTCAGCTTGGCGACTTCGCCGGTGGCGTAGCTGTCCTTGTCGAGGGCGATCTCCAGCCCATCGGGTGTCTCGGTGGTGGTCGAGGCGACGTACCAGCCGGCGTCGAATTCATAGCTGGTCGCCGGACCATCCGGGTCAGCCGTCTCGACCTCGAGACGGTAGCGGCCCCAGTCGACGGGCAGCGACACGGTCGCCTCGCCATCGGCCTTCAGATCGACCGAGCCATTGGCGACGGCCTTGGTGAGGTTCACTGCCTCGTAGTTCCAGGAATTGTTGGAACGGTACCACTGATAGTTCCGCTCGACCTTGACCAGCGACCACTGGGCGCCTTTCAGGTCCTCGCGCTTGCCGTTCGGATCGACGGCGATGATGCTGAATTTGGCCGTTCCGCCTTGCGGCACTTCATCGCCTTCGAAATCCGGGCGAATGCCGATGACATCGCGCTGCGGCCGAACGCCGATGTCGAGCGAGCGCTCGACGGCGCGGCCGCCGGCTTCGCGCATGCGCACCGTGACCTTGGCGTTGACCAGCTTGGTGGTCGACGGCAACTGGTCGATGGTGATCGGGAAGGTCGCCTTGCCGTCGTCGCCGACGATCGGAAGATTGGCGAGGGGCGTCACGGTCGGCTCGCTCGACTGCTCGTCGGCGAGGCCGAAGGTGAAGTCCTTGAAGCTGTCCCAGTTGCTCGTGGTCGACAGCGTCATCTCGCCTTCCAGCGCCAGGCCCGCGGCCGGCGCGCCATAGAGGAAGCGGCCGTCGACGGTGGCATTGGCGGTCTCGCCCTGGGCGATCTCCTTCTTGTCGGCCGTCAGGTCGAATTCGATGCGATCCGGCACGAAGTCCTCGACCAGGAACATCTGGCTGGCGACCGGCGACTGCTTGGGATCGGTGTAGATCGACACCGTCCAGGTGCCGCGCATGGCGTTGGCCTCGAGCGGCAGGTCGACGGCATGGCCGCCGGCGGACTCGCCATTGCTGACGATGCGCCGGTTCTCGACGCCGTCGGG
This region of Mesorhizobium sp. M2A.F.Ca.ET.046.03.2.1 genomic DNA includes:
- a CDS encoding M15 family metallopeptidase, which codes for MRGRAERGASRHTFALGAALTATLPLLSATPTPARAASLPVGFVRLADVDSTIRQDIRYAGRENFLRRKVDGYNAPVCVLTTQAAKALSSVQKTMTAKGLTLIVFDCYRPARAVADMVRWTREAGPPDPQWYPTVRRGDLIAKGYIGELSSHSRGSTVDLAIADATSAVHPACGAPDGTTLDFGTGFDCFDPMSETAHRPLPAKAAANRKMLLAAMHAAGFRNYAREWWHFTLAKEPFPKQRFDFPVTAP
- a CDS encoding sulfate ABC transporter substrate-binding protein, translating into MKRLLLGIAAVAGLVLASSQAWSADKLLNASYDVGRELFVDINKAFIAKHPGVTIDQSHAGTSAQARAIAEGLAADVVTFNQVTDVDFLVKKGLVSADWQKDFPDNASPFFSLPSFLVRAGNPKHIKDWNDLVRDDVQVIFPNPKTSGNARYTYLAATAYAKEAFKGDDAKVKEFITKLFNNVPIFDTGGRAATTTFVQREIGDVLITFESETRGIRKEYGDDKFEQVTPSVSLLAEFPVAIVDKVADDHGSRDLAKSYLDFLYTPDGQEIAAENGLRARDATVAAKHKADFPDVRLLTVDEVFGGWDKVQKEHFAAGGLLDQAYGAR
- a CDS encoding sulfate ABC transporter substrate-binding protein produces the protein MTKPHFRKLLGALVATSVQFGTLGFAFADTTILNVSYDPTRELYKAYDEAFAAHWKAETGETVTIQQSHGGSGAQARAVIDGLNADVVTLALEGDINAIVSKSKKINPDWRKKFENNSAPYTSTIIFLVRKGNPKGIHDWSDLVKDGVQVITPNPKTSGGARWNYLAAWAYANAHDGNDEAKTKEFVAKLYANAPVLDSGARGSTVTFAQKGLGDVLIGWENDAYLALDEFGADNFDIVYPPTSILAEPPVAVVDANVDAKGTRKVAEAYLSWLYSKEGQTIIAKNHYRPSKPELVPAEDLAKLPAIKLVTIDDPQFGGWKKAQPYHFGDGGIFDQIYKPAQ
- a CDS encoding sulfate/molybdate ABC transporter ATP-binding protein, with translation MEVRVVNVRKEFERFPALHDVSLDIKSGELIALLGPSGSGKTTLLRLIAGLERPTKGAIFFGEEDASQKSIQERNVGFVFQHYALFRHMTVADNIGFGLKVRHGAARPRAQEIRRRALELLDLVQLSGLEKRYPAQLSGGQRQRVALARAMAIEPKVLLLDEPFGALDAQVRRELRRWLREIHDRTGHTTVFVTHDQEEALELADRVVVMSQGRIEQVGTADDIYDTPNSPFVYSFIGESSSLPVKVENGEVWIADRPIGLEAPHAPSGDAILYFRPHDVDLLDGCSGCIAGTVAASRRVAGTRRVELEIGGERQRVEIELPVDHPAAQKSRVAFRPRRWKLFPTA
- the pbpC gene encoding penicillin-binding protein 1C, which encodes MLSRKFLRRTAIAGISLAGLAALSLAALWELDRAFPPPLPAKLTVSTEVQDRDGQLLRAFATPDGYWRLETRLDQVDKQFVDMLVTYEDKRFWDHRGVDLLALCRAAGQLVTSGHIVSGGSTLSMQLARLIEPRDSRSLGSKLKQMLRAIQIERRLSKQEILERYLTLAPYGGNLEGVRAASLAYFGKEPKRLTVSEAALLVALPQLPEKRRPDRNLGIAHAARDRVLTRMVSAGLLGEREAQRAALDDVSGLRRKLPALAAHASYAMLPKAVPGRPLQLTIRRSVQQGLEQVARDAARKLGPKLSIAMVMADARTGDILGEVGSADFFDASRSGWIDMTRVVRSPGSTLKPFIYGLAFEQGLVAQETIIEDSPADFGGYRPKNFDMGYQGDVSIRQALQLSLNVPAIRVLDAVGPARLTARFRQAGVNPILPPNEAPGLAIGLGGVGVTLRDLVQLYTGLANGGKMHTLHDGTEPANTERTTATILDDQAAWQINDILSGVKPPEGAMQHGIAYKTGTSYGYRDAWSVGFDGRYVLGVWVGRADASPVPGLSGYVSAAPILFEGFVRSGLASVPLPGRPPGVFNPKREELPVTLARFGAGADGLVQATATEPAPTIIFPPNGARVDLGTNSADATPLVLKLQGGRAPFRWLANGRPLAGIDRRRTATWQPDGTGYSTLTVIDAAGRAASVKVFVE
- the cysW gene encoding sulfate ABC transporter permease subunit CysW, whose product is MADPEIKSYEPHHESQSAAVTESRPVRITLTTVTLVFLGIFLLLPLIIVFKEAFAKGVGAYFQSLSDADTRSAIRLTLLVAAISVPLNLVFGLSAAWAIAKFEFKGKAFLTTLIDLPFSVSPVISGLVYVLLFGAQGLLGEWLKAHGIQILFAVPGIVLATVFVTFPFVARELIPLMQEQGNGDEEAALSLGASGWQAFWYVTLPNVKWGLLYGVLLCNARAMGEFGAVSVVSGHIRGLTNTMPLHVEILYNEYNAVGAFAVASLLAGLALVTLVLKTLLEMRYGAEIAATRGH
- the cysT gene encoding sulfate ABC transporter permease subunit CysT encodes the protein MTTAPAHAGWRFRQPSVIPGFGLTLGFSLAYLTLIILIPLSGLIWRSAALGWTDFWALATDRRTLKALEISFGTAFIAAAVNVVFGTLVAWVLVRYRFPGRRVVDAMVDLPFALPTAVAGIALTTLYAPTGWLGKLLMPLGLKVAYTPLGIIVALVFIGLPFVVRTVQPIMEELDKEVEEAAATLGASRFQIITRVLLPSLAPAIITGFSLAFARGVGEYGSVIFIAGNLPYKSEIAPLLIVIRLEEYNYPAATAIAAIMLALSFAMLLLINLVQTWSRKRYG